DNA from uncultured Cohaesibacter sp.:
TGATTGGAAGAATTCTAACCATTAAAACTCAACAATAGGACTAACTTACTGTTTTGTTAGGTTATTCATGTTGACTTTGAGAACCGTTCGCAGCCATGATTGCCTCAACTTAACGAGACAGACGCCAACCGGACAAGGGTTGGAACTGATCTTGCCCCCAATCCTGGGCCTTGAACCCACTATTGGAGACTGAAAGAGATATGAAGAAATCGGCCCTCGCCATCTTTACGACAGCCGCAATGGCGACTGTTCTGGCATCGCCGTCCATGGCAGATGGGGATGTAAATATCTACTCCTATCGCCAGCCGTTCCTGATCGAGCCGCTGCTCGATACCTTCACCAAGGAAACCGGCATTCGCGCCAACATCATTTTCGCCACCCAGGGGCTTGAAGCCCGCATCAAGGCGGAAGGCGAGAATACGCCAGCGGATCTCTTGCTGTCGACCGACGTTGGCCGCCTTGAAGCTGCCAAGCAGGATGGCATTGCCCAGCCGGTTCAGTCTGACATTCTTAACAAGAATATTCCTCAGAACTTTCGCGACAAGGACAGCCAGTGGTTCGGCCTGACCACGCGAGCTCGTGTGGTCTATGCCTCCAACGAGCGCGTCGATCTTGACAGCATCACCTATGAGGATCTCGCCGATCCGAAATGGAAAGGCCGTCTCTGCACCCGCTCCGGTCAGCATGATTATTCGATCGGCCTGTTTGCCTCGATGATTGCTCACAAGGGCGTCGAGGAAACCAAGATCTGGCTCGAAGGGGTCAAGGCCAATCTGGCGCACCGCCCGAATGGCAATGATCGTTCGCAGGTCAAGTCGATCTACGCTGGCGAATGCGATCTGGCGCTCGGCAATACCTATTACATGGGTATCATGCAGACAAACCAGAACGAGCCCGAGCAGCAGGAATGGGCCAAATCGGTCCGGATCCTGTTCCCCAATACCGAGGGTCGCGGGACACATGTGAACATTTCCGGCATGTTGCTGACCAAGCACGCGCCGAACAAGGACAATGCCATCAAACTGATGGAATTCCTCTCTTCCGCAGAAGCACAGCAAATGTATGCGGAAGGCAACTATGAATACCCGGTGCTGGGTGACGTAGAGCCATCTGAGATCGTCAAGAGCTGGGGGGACTTCAAACCCGATCCCATCTCTCTGAACGAGATCGCCGATGCGCGAAAGGCGGCATCCGAACTGGTTGATGTGGTGGATTTCGACGCCGGAGCTGACTGACGGCAGAGATAAACCACAAAAGAATTGGTTGAGACTCTGCACCTAGTTGGCCTTGGCCGTTCCGTCCCTTTCGATCTGGTCCTCGGAAAGAACGGAAAGCGAAGTCTCACCCAATAAGCGTCAATAGACTGGGCAATGCATTTCTGGTCCTCTTGCATCCGTCTTTCACTGTTGACGCACTTCCCGCAAATCCCTCATTCGGGCGAATGAGGCAAAGCTGGTCCCTTTGCCATCGTTCCTCGAATGAAACGCAGCGGTAAAATCTTGTCCCGGCAAGATCGTTGCAAAAAGGGGATTTGATCATAGCCACCGGTTGTGGGGACGAAAGCTGGTCCCTTTCGCTCCCCCAACCGGAGCCATCTTGAAGAAAGTGTCACGGCGTCCCGGCCGTGACACTTTTTTTATCACGACAGTTCGGCCTCGTCTTCCCTTTTCAGTCCTTTTTTACAAAAGAGATCCCTGCGAGGGGAGAAGCCGCCCGTCTGGTGGGGCGCTCTTCTTCTTGACAGCCGCAGATAATCCTGCTTCCTTTCGCTATTGTTGGATATCAAAGTCAACAATAGAGAAGCCCGTAGCAAGTGACCGAAAGCAGCATCAGCCCCGACGTGCCTCCCCTTGGCTCAGGCCTCGGCAGCAAGCTGTCATCCGCATTGAGGATCGTTCGCACCATGAACGCCCGAAGTCTAACGGGCCTTTTGTTGCTTGCGATGACGCTTCTGCTGGTGACATTGCCGATCATCGCCCTGATTGTGATTGCCTTTGGCGATGCCGGAGATGTCTGGCCCCATCTGGTCTCGACGGTGTTGCCCCGCTCGGTGATGACCACTGGCTGGCTGATGCTTGGGGTCGGGACGATGACCGGGCTGATTGGCGTCTCGACCGCATGGCTCGTCACCATGTGCCGCTTTCCCGGTCAGCGCATTTTCCAGTGGGCTTTGCTGATCCCGCTGTCGATCCCGACCTATATCGTCGCCTATGCCTCGGTTGAGCTCCTCGACTATTCCGGCCCTGCCCAGAGCGCCTTGCGTTGGCTGTTCGGCTTTCACAACGCACGGGACTATTGGTTCCCCGAGATCCGTTCCCTCGGTGGTGCCATCGTGGTGATGAGCCTTGTGCTCTACCCCTATGTCTACCTCACCAGCCGCGCGACTTTCCTGTTACAGTCGGCCTGTGCGCTCGATGTCTCGCGCACCCTCGGAGCTGGGCCGATCAGGCTCTTCACCGCAGTTGCTCTGCCGCTCGCCCGTCCGGCGATCGTGGTCGGCATCACGCTCGCGATGATGGAATGCCTCAATGACATCGGCGCGGTGCAATTCTTTGGCGTGAAGACCCTCACCTTCAGCGTCTATGACACATGGCTCAATCGCGCCAGTCTGGCTGGTGCGGCACAGATCTCGACGGTCATGCTGCTGGTCGTGCTGCTGCTTCTGTGGCTGGAACGGCGGGGGCGGCGACAGCAACGCTATGCCGTCACCTCCCGTCGCTATCAGCTGCTGCCGAGCTTCAAGCTGACCGGCTGGAGAGCTGCGGGAGCCTTCATTGTCTGCCTTGCCCCGATCGTTCTAGGTTTTGTGCTGCCGGCAATGGTGTTGCTGAGATCGGTCTTTCTCAACTGGTCGGAAAACCTGAGCGATGACTATTTCTCCGCCATGGGCAACTCGCTGTTTCTGGCGACCTTTGCGGCGGTGCTGACGGGAAGCATCGGCATTGGGCTCGCCTATTTTGCCCGGCTTCAGAACAACCAGTTGGTCGCTGGCTTCACCCGCATCGCCTCCATCGGTTATGCAGTGCCGGGAACGGTGCTCGCTGTCGGCATCCTGATCCCCGTGGCGAGCCTTGACAATTTCATCGCCTCAAGCATGAAAGACCTCTTTGGCATCTCGACCGGTCTGTTGTTGATCAGCTCCGGTGCCGCCATGCTCTATGCCTATTGCGTGCGCTTCATGGCCATGTCCTACGGGGCTGGCGAAACCGGCCTGCAACGGGTCTCGCCCAATCTGGAAGCCGCAGCCAGAACCCTTGGCCGCAGTCCTCTGCGCACCCTCATTGAGATCGACTTGCCCATGATCCGCCCGGCTCTGGTTTCTGGCGCCTTGTTGGTATTTGTCGATGTCATGAAAGAATTACCAGCGACGATCCTCCTGCGACCCTTCAACTTCGACACGCTGGCCACATTGGTCTATGGGCAGGCTTCGCTTGAAGCCTTCGAGAAGGGATCCCTGTCCGCCCTGACCATCGTGGCGGTCGGCATCCTGCCGGTGATCCTGCTCTCCCGCACCTCGGCCCGGTCGCATCAATCCAGCTCAAACAGCTGAGCCGTCTCCGGATTTCCAAACAACAGGCGAAAAAAAACCCGGAAAGATCCGGGCATGAGGTGGCGGAAAACGCGGCCTTATTGTTGGCCGCTTGAGACGGGAACGCCAGCGAAGCGCCCGCAGACCCTGCAGGACAACCACTGGCGTAATTCGACCAGAGCAATATACATCAACTCGGTTACACGTCTTAGTAAAAACTACGCAATAATACCGTATTTTACATTATACGTTAATAAGAGATTAGGTGCATATTTGAACAAAATCGCATCGGCCTTTAGATGCATGCTGTCATTTCGAGACTTGTCAAATCCTCTCACCCTTGCAACTGTGGCCGAAGTTTCGCAGTGCACACAGAACGCAAATTATTGTCTTGAGGCAAGAGGTTATTAGGCGGGAGAAGTGTCCGGAAATTCGGCTTCAGAGCCATTGGATACCGCGTCTGCCTGATGCATCAAGAGGTTTGAACAACATCGATCGGATCGAGCTCGATGAAAGTGCGGATCAGTGCCGCAAGTTGGGGAGTTGACCGGAACAGAGCGAGAAAAGCTCCGAGCGGTCCTAGTTTGGGAGAACAGAATGAAAAAGGTTTACACCAGCGCAGCAGAGGCGTTGGAGGGGCTCGTGTTCGACGGCATGACGATTGCCGTTGGCGGCTTCGGGCTATGTGGCATACCCGAAAATCTGATTATCGCCTTGCGCGAAACCGGTGTGAAGGACATCACGGTGGTGTCCAACAACTGCGGTGTTGACGATTTCGGTATGGGGCTTCTGCTGCAAACCCGCCAGATCAAGAAAATGGTCTCGTCCTATGTTGGCGAGAATGCCGAGTTCATGCGCCAGTATCTGTCTGGAGAACTTGAACTGGAATTCAATCCGCAAGGCACGCTGGCAGAGCGCCTGAGGGCCGGTGGGGCAGGCATTCCCGGCTTCTACACCAAGACCGGCGTCGGCACATTGATCGCCGAGGGCAAGGAGCACAAGGACTTCGACGGCGAAACCTACATCCTCGAGCGCGGCATCAAGACCGATCTGGCGCTGGTCAAGGCATGGAAGGGTGACGAGAAGGGCAATCTCACCTATCGCAAGACCGCCATGAACTTCAATCCCGAATGCGCCACGGCAGGCAAGGTGACCATTGCCGAAGTCGAGCAGATGGTTCCGGTCGGCTCGCTCGACAAGATGGCCATTCACACCCCCGAGATTTTCGTTCAGCGGATCATTGAGGGAAGCCACGAGAAGCGCATCGAGCAGCGCACCGTCAGAGCCAGCTAAAGGGAGAGATGCACATGGCATGGACACGCGATCAAATGGCTGCACGGGCCGCCGCCGAACTCGAAGATGGTTTCTACGTCAATCTGGGCATCGGTATTCCGACCCTTGTGGCCAACTATGTGCCATCTGATATGGAAATCACCCTGCAATCCGAGAATGGCATGCTCGGCATGGGACCCTTCCCCACCGAGGATGAAGTTGATCCCGATCTGATCAATGCGGGCAAGCAGACCATCACCGAGC
Protein-coding regions in this window:
- a CDS encoding Fe(3+) ABC transporter substrate-binding protein — translated: MKKSALAIFTTAAMATVLASPSMADGDVNIYSYRQPFLIEPLLDTFTKETGIRANIIFATQGLEARIKAEGENTPADLLLSTDVGRLEAAKQDGIAQPVQSDILNKNIPQNFRDKDSQWFGLTTRARVVYASNERVDLDSITYEDLADPKWKGRLCTRSGQHDYSIGLFASMIAHKGVEETKIWLEGVKANLAHRPNGNDRSQVKSIYAGECDLALGNTYYMGIMQTNQNEPEQQEWAKSVRILFPNTEGRGTHVNISGMLLTKHAPNKDNAIKLMEFLSSAEAQQMYAEGNYEYPVLGDVEPSEIVKSWGDFKPDPISLNEIADARKAASELVDVVDFDAGAD
- a CDS encoding iron ABC transporter permease gives rise to the protein MTESSISPDVPPLGSGLGSKLSSALRIVRTMNARSLTGLLLLAMTLLLVTLPIIALIVIAFGDAGDVWPHLVSTVLPRSVMTTGWLMLGVGTMTGLIGVSTAWLVTMCRFPGQRIFQWALLIPLSIPTYIVAYASVELLDYSGPAQSALRWLFGFHNARDYWFPEIRSLGGAIVVMSLVLYPYVYLTSRATFLLQSACALDVSRTLGAGPIRLFTAVALPLARPAIVVGITLAMMECLNDIGAVQFFGVKTLTFSVYDTWLNRASLAGAAQISTVMLLVVLLLLWLERRGRRQQRYAVTSRRYQLLPSFKLTGWRAAGAFIVCLAPIVLGFVLPAMVLLRSVFLNWSENLSDDYFSAMGNSLFLATFAAVLTGSIGIGLAYFARLQNNQLVAGFTRIASIGYAVPGTVLAVGILIPVASLDNFIASSMKDLFGISTGLLLISSGAAMLYAYCVRFMAMSYGAGETGLQRVSPNLEAAARTLGRSPLRTLIEIDLPMIRPALVSGALLVFVDVMKELPATILLRPFNFDTLATLVYGQASLEAFEKGSLSALTIVAVGILPVILLSRTSARSHQSSSNS
- a CDS encoding CoA transferase subunit A; this translates as MKKVYTSAAEALEGLVFDGMTIAVGGFGLCGIPENLIIALRETGVKDITVVSNNCGVDDFGMGLLLQTRQIKKMVSSYVGENAEFMRQYLSGELELEFNPQGTLAERLRAGGAGIPGFYTKTGVGTLIAEGKEHKDFDGETYILERGIKTDLALVKAWKGDEKGNLTYRKTAMNFNPECATAGKVTIAEVEQMVPVGSLDKMAIHTPEIFVQRIIEGSHEKRIEQRTVRAS